In the genome of Microbacterium saperdae, one region contains:
- a CDS encoding transposase — MTDTALSTIAAKLYTESPADFISARDAQVKTADDRALATQIKALRKPSVAAWVVNLFAQERAAQLAEALRLAEELREAQADLDAATLAKLGRERRTLTRRLAQNAAELATSRGERITASTLDAVERTISAAFFDPDAAAAVASGRLVRELDPSESVDLGTAVGGGTPDSPAPPVVPADEVSARRERRAAERALHDAEQARERAEGEKKKAEKAHDEAAARVQALETRAAELEKELAQTMKDAERAHADVDAAAEHRATAATQLAEAERGESAAKDALGALIRK; from the coding sequence ATGACCGACACCGCTCTCTCGACGATCGCGGCGAAGCTCTACACCGAGTCGCCTGCCGACTTCATCTCCGCGCGCGATGCGCAGGTGAAGACCGCGGATGACCGTGCCCTCGCGACGCAGATCAAGGCGCTGCGCAAGCCATCGGTCGCGGCATGGGTCGTCAACCTGTTCGCGCAGGAGCGCGCCGCGCAGCTCGCCGAAGCCCTCCGGCTGGCCGAGGAGCTGCGCGAGGCGCAGGCCGATCTCGACGCCGCCACTCTCGCGAAACTCGGGCGCGAACGGCGCACGCTCACCCGCCGCCTCGCGCAGAACGCCGCAGAGCTCGCGACGTCGCGCGGCGAGCGCATCACCGCGTCCACGCTCGACGCCGTCGAGCGGACGATCTCCGCTGCCTTCTTCGACCCGGATGCCGCCGCGGCTGTCGCGTCGGGACGACTGGTCCGCGAACTCGACCCGTCCGAGTCCGTGGATCTGGGTACGGCAGTGGGAGGCGGCACGCCCGACTCCCCCGCCCCTCCCGTCGTACCTGCCGACGAGGTCAGCGCGCGTCGAGAGCGCCGAGCCGCCGAACGAGCGCTGCACGATGCCGAGCAGGCCCGCGAGCGTGCCGAAGGCGAGAAGAAGAAGGCCGAGAAGGCGCACGACGAGGCGGCAGCCCGCGTGCAGGCGCTCGAGACCCGGGCTGCGGAACTCGAGAAGGAACTCGCGCAGACGATGAAGGACGCCGAACGTGCACATGCCGACGTGGACGCGGCCGCGGAACACAGGGCGACAGCCGCGACTCAGCTCGCCGAAGCCGAGCGCGGGGAATCCGCGGCGAAGGACGCGCTGGGAGCACTCATCCGGAAATAG